One Novosphingobium sp. G106 DNA segment encodes these proteins:
- a CDS encoding TonB-dependent receptor, protein MAIGILRASLLFGAASLAMATSALAQTVSEEPNNPSDIVVTAQRRSELARDVPISITALNAAMLDKAGVNNLQDLERVTPGLALPLYGGFLRPSIRGISSGVTSVGDSSNIAIYVDGVYQPTQTAAIVDMPDTETVQVLKGPQGTLYGQNATGGAIIIDTVKPSFNLKGELVASYGNYNDIAAHGYVTGPLSQKIAVLLSGSVEDRDGFNRDLLRGGHDDGLRSYQIRGKILLAPTDTTEFTLAGYYSKRDDSGVYTGAPLNGNSTGNALTRLIFPTTPVASEPHTFATSFRPDLLSKTYGASLLGKIDIGDAGTLNTVTAYQHARVTDLVDADAAPINLAEVRPLVIVGQAFIQELNFTSAKMGRFSFSAGAFYMNRQEQFRPSQFGGYDIQTAPPANFDQKGTYQFQLVDYLKTVKNSYAAYAELNYDLTDQLTITAAGRYSYETVLAYHTGLFGLPATPPPLLVDPRGKFTFKKFTPRGVIRFKPDDNNTLYASYSQGFKSGFVDGSNIGLCPGGPKDGSCIPAPVKPETVDAFEIGYKGRIAGQLSISLAAFAYKYKDIQVFIYRPPTGIYQNAAEGTLKGIDFDLAWDATPDLHFTLGGSYVDSKYSSFPAAQVYVQTPAAGCSAQFLPFPCGNFSASVDATGNQLQNAPKFTATGSIDYGVDTGAGRFGINLNGSYNSGFPFDAGGHVRQRKYALVNAELSFSPKGLEGLRVIAWGKNLSDHDYIQGSLPTFYSDLVSWAPPRTYGVRLEYHF, encoded by the coding sequence ATGGCGATCGGAATACTCAGGGCGAGTCTGCTGTTCGGCGCGGCATCGCTGGCAATGGCAACATCGGCACTCGCGCAGACCGTTTCCGAAGAACCCAATAACCCCAGCGATATCGTTGTCACCGCCCAGCGCCGGTCGGAGCTCGCACGCGACGTTCCGATCTCGATCACCGCGCTCAATGCCGCAATGCTCGACAAGGCGGGGGTCAACAACCTGCAGGACCTCGAGCGGGTTACGCCGGGCCTCGCCCTGCCGCTCTACGGCGGCTTCCTGCGTCCATCGATCCGCGGCATTTCCTCGGGAGTCACCTCGGTCGGCGACAGTTCGAACATCGCGATCTATGTCGACGGGGTCTACCAGCCGACGCAGACCGCGGCGATCGTCGATATGCCCGATACAGAGACGGTGCAGGTGCTGAAAGGCCCGCAGGGTACGCTCTATGGCCAGAACGCCACCGGCGGCGCGATCATCATCGACACGGTGAAGCCGAGCTTCAACCTCAAGGGCGAGCTCGTCGCCAGCTACGGCAACTACAACGACATCGCCGCGCACGGCTATGTCACGGGACCGCTGAGCCAGAAGATCGCGGTGCTGCTTTCGGGTTCGGTCGAGGACCGCGACGGTTTCAACCGCGACCTGCTGCGCGGCGGGCACGACGACGGCCTGCGTTCGTACCAGATCCGCGGCAAGATCCTGCTGGCACCGACCGACACGACCGAATTCACGCTGGCCGGCTACTATTCGAAGCGCGACGATTCCGGCGTCTATACGGGCGCGCCGCTCAACGGCAATTCGACCGGCAACGCGCTGACCAGGCTGATCTTCCCGACCACGCCGGTGGCGAGCGAACCGCACACCTTCGCGACTAGCTTCCGCCCCGATCTGCTATCGAAGACCTATGGCGCCAGCCTGCTGGGCAAGATCGACATCGGCGATGCAGGCACGCTGAACACGGTGACCGCCTATCAGCATGCCAGGGTGACCGATCTGGTCGATGCCGATGCCGCGCCGATCAACCTTGCCGAAGTGCGGCCGCTGGTCATCGTCGGTCAGGCCTTCATCCAGGAGCTGAACTTCACCTCGGCCAAGATGGGCCGCTTCAGCTTCTCGGCGGGCGCCTTCTACATGAACCGCCAGGAACAGTTCCGGCCCTCGCAATTCGGCGGTTACGATATCCAGACCGCGCCGCCGGCGAATTTCGACCAGAAGGGAACCTACCAGTTCCAGCTGGTCGACTATCTGAAGACGGTGAAGAACAGCTACGCCGCCTATGCCGAGCTGAACTACGACCTCACCGACCAGCTGACGATCACCGCCGCCGGACGCTACAGCTACGAGACCGTGCTGGCCTATCACACCGGGCTGTTCGGCTTGCCGGCTACCCCACCCCCGCTGCTGGTCGATCCGCGCGGCAAGTTCACTTTCAAGAAGTTCACCCCGCGCGGCGTGATCCGCTTCAAGCCGGACGACAACAACACGCTCTACGCCAGCTATTCGCAGGGCTTCAAAAGCGGCTTCGTCGACGGTTCGAACATCGGGCTGTGCCCCGGCGGCCCGAAGGACGGCTCGTGCATCCCGGCGCCGGTGAAGCCCGAGACGGTCGATGCCTTCGAGATCGGCTACAAGGGCCGGATCGCCGGGCAGCTCAGCATCAGCCTCGCTGCCTTCGCCTACAAGTACAAGGACATCCAAGTCTTCATCTACCGGCCGCCGACCGGCATCTACCAGAATGCGGCCGAGGGCACCCTCAAAGGCATCGACTTCGATCTCGCCTGGGACGCGACGCCCGACCTGCATTTCACGCTGGGCGGATCCTACGTCGACAGCAAATACAGCAGCTTCCCCGCCGCGCAGGTCTATGTGCAGACGCCCGCGGCCGGCTGTTCGGCGCAATTCCTGCCCTTCCCCTGCGGCAATTTCAGCGCCTCGGTCGATGCGACGGGCAACCAGTTGCAGAATGCTCCCAAGTTCACCGCGACCGGATCGATCGACTACGGCGTGGACACCGGCGCGGGGCGGTTCGGCATCAACCTCAACGGCAGCTACAATTCGGGCTTTCCCTTCGATGCCGGCGGCCACGTGCGCCAGAGGAAGTACGCGCTGGTCAATGCGGAGCTGTCGTTCTCGCCCAAGGGGCTGGAAGGCCTGCGCGTGATCGCCTGGGGCAAGAACCTTTCGGACCACGACTATATCCAGGGATCGCTGCCGACTTTCTATTCCGACCTGGTCTCCTGGGCTCCGCCGCGGACTTACGGCGTGCGTCTGGAATACCATTTCTGA